Proteins encoded within one genomic window of Carassius gibelio isolate Cgi1373 ecotype wild population from Czech Republic chromosome A4, carGib1.2-hapl.c, whole genome shotgun sequence:
- the LOC127975264 gene encoding exocyst complex component 4-like isoform X2: MAADTGRYRSAVSKSKDPSGLLISVIRTLSSSEDVQDRETEKGRLEEAYEKCDHDVDELIVQHYTELTTAIRTYQSITERITSSRNKIKQVKENLLSCKMLLHCKRDELRKLWIEGVEHKHVLSLLDEIENIKQVPQKLEASMASKHYLHATDMLVSAVDSLEGPLLQVEGLGDLRLELHSKKLNIHLVLIDELHRHLYIKSTSRVGHRGKDKDKGRSASKDTSVLDVGLSTPRKLTEPSQFSTPGTSSMRELQEMREDSDVDPEENSAEFMGILIKALAKLKKIPETIKAIMERLEPELKQILKRSTTQIADHAYQRGENLAQDNQPRLLLELLELLFDKLNAVAQAHSVVLSHLQQTIVSPSGAQEGIKLYEQADVYAKIQTVLQVLLMDYLDVKNTRRAAEPSAQLSYASTGGDFGAFFAKKKPLRPKQSLFKFESSSHAISMSAYLREQRRELYSKSGELQGGADDNLIEGGETKFLCKPGARNITVIFQPLLRYFTIQKL, translated from the exons GACATTGTCCAGCAGTGAAGATGTGCAGGACCGAGAGACCGAGAAGGGCCGCCTGGAAGAGGCCTATGAGAAGTGTGATCATGATGTGGATGAGTTGATCGTTCAGCATTACACAGAGCTCACCACAGCCATCCGAACCTACCAGAGCATCACTGAGAGGATCACCAGCTCTCGCAACAAGATCAAACAG GTCAAGGAAAACCTGTTGTCTTGTAAGATGCTCCTCCACTGTAAGCGAGATGAGCTGAGGAAGCTGTGGATCGAGGGAGTCGAGCACAAGCATGTCCTCAGCTTGCTGGACGAGATTGAGAACATCAAACAAGTCCCTCAGAAGCTGGAGGCATCCATGGCCAGCAAGCACTACCTGCACGCCACAGATATgctg GTTTCGGCGGTGGATTCTCTTGAAGGACCCCTGCTACAGGTGGAGGGTCTCGGCGACTTGCGACTGGAGCTCCACAGTAAGAAGCTCAACATCCACCTAGTGCTAATTGACGAGCTTCATCGCCACCTCTACATCAAATCAACCAGCCGTGTGGGTCATCGAGGGAAAGACAAAGACAAGGGCCG gtcTGCTTCGAAGGATACATCTGTTTTGGATGTCGGTTTGTCCACTCCACGCAAGCTCACAGAGCCCTCACAGTTCAGCACCCCTGGAACATCCAGCA tgcGTGAGCTGCAGGAGATGAGAGAGGACTCGGACGTGGACCCAGAGGAGAACAGCGCAGAGTTCATGGGGATCCTGATCAAAGCTCTGGCCAAACTCAAGAAGATCCCAGAAACAATCAAAGCCATCATGGAGCGTCTGGAGCCTGAGCTCAAGCAGATCCTCAAGAGATCCACCACTCAGATCGCGGACCACGCTTACCAAAGAGGAGAGAACCTAGCACAGGACAATCAGCCCAG GTTGTTGCTGGAACTGCTTGAGCTGTTGTTTGATAAGTTGAATGCAGTGGCCCAGGCTCACAGCGTGGTTCTCAGTCACCTACAGCAGACTATCGTCTCTCCCAGTGGAGCCCAGGAAGGGATCAAACTCTATGAGCAGGCTGATGTTTATGCCAAGATCCAGACCGTCCTACAG GTGCTGCTAATGGACTACCTGGATGTCAAAAATACCCGCAGAGCTGCAGAGCCTTCGGCCCAGCTGTCCTACGCCAGCACCGGCGGAGACTTCGGAGCGTTCTTCGCCAAGAAGAAACCTCTCCGACCTAAACAGTCTTTATTCAA gtttgagtcttcTTCTCATGCCATTAGCATGAGTGCATACTTGCGGGAGCAGCGGCGAGAACTCTACAGCAAAAGCGGGGAGTTGCAAG GTGGAGCTGATGATAACCTGATTGAGGGAGGAGAGACTAAGTTCCTGTGTAAACCAGGAGCCAGAAACATTACGGTCATCTTTCAGCCATTGCTTAG ATATTTTACAATACAGAAGCTATGA